The following proteins come from a genomic window of Pirellula staleyi DSM 6068:
- a CDS encoding TIGR01777 family oxidoreductase: MATTKFVRQLSLPVSAAEAFAWHERAGALERLLPPWEKARLVSRKGGIENGAEALLETSIGPVKLKWLARHHDYIAGKQFCDTQVTGPFASWEHQHLFNGSSENSCTLEDRIEYSLPGQPMSSLFGAGFVAKKLDRMFAFRHRQTRDDLAHHSHYQSQPRQTIAVTGASGMVGGALVPLLTTGGHQAIKLSRAGGKNAAKLAGNGLTGTWNDASGELILPTDQPIDTVVHLSGENIGGSRWSASVKQKIRDSRAVGTRRLCESLAKLRVKPKTLVCASAIGFYGDRGDELLDEQSTAGTGFLAEVCRDWESATAPAREAGIRVVNARFGVILSPTGGALAKMLPPFKMGGGGVVGSGKQFWSWVSLDEAAAALHHVIMTESLAGPVNIVSPQPITNRDFTKTLGSVLFRPTIFPLPGFVARVVLGEMANELLLASQRVVPSQLQQSGYEFRHTTLDTALHHMLGY; this comes from the coding sequence ATGGCAACAACAAAATTCGTACGGCAGTTATCGCTGCCAGTATCAGCGGCTGAAGCCTTTGCGTGGCACGAGCGTGCTGGAGCTCTGGAACGTTTACTACCACCCTGGGAAAAGGCTCGGCTCGTCAGCCGCAAAGGCGGTATCGAAAACGGCGCTGAAGCACTTCTTGAAACTAGCATCGGCCCCGTGAAACTGAAGTGGCTTGCCCGTCATCACGATTACATCGCGGGCAAACAATTTTGCGATACGCAAGTGACCGGACCATTCGCGTCGTGGGAACATCAGCATCTGTTTAACGGTTCGTCGGAGAATAGCTGCACGCTCGAAGACCGGATTGAGTACTCCCTTCCGGGGCAGCCGATGTCGTCCCTCTTCGGGGCCGGTTTCGTAGCAAAGAAGCTCGATCGGATGTTCGCGTTTCGTCACCGCCAAACACGGGATGACCTGGCCCACCACAGCCATTATCAATCGCAGCCGCGTCAAACCATTGCTGTCACTGGCGCCAGTGGCATGGTTGGTGGAGCACTGGTTCCACTCCTCACCACGGGTGGTCACCAAGCCATCAAGCTCTCGCGAGCTGGTGGCAAGAACGCTGCTAAACTAGCGGGAAATGGTCTCACCGGGACCTGGAACGACGCCAGCGGCGAACTCATCCTGCCGACAGATCAGCCGATCGACACGGTGGTGCATTTGTCGGGTGAGAATATCGGAGGAAGTCGCTGGTCGGCATCGGTGAAGCAGAAGATTCGCGATAGTCGAGCGGTAGGTACGAGGCGACTTTGCGAATCGCTGGCGAAGCTCCGTGTCAAACCGAAAACACTTGTGTGTGCGTCGGCGATCGGCTTTTACGGCGATCGTGGCGATGAACTTCTGGACGAACAGAGCACTGCGGGCACCGGGTTCCTGGCAGAGGTGTGCCGCGACTGGGAGTCGGCTACTGCTCCGGCTCGGGAAGCTGGCATTCGTGTCGTGAATGCTCGCTTCGGAGTGATTCTAAGTCCCACGGGGGGAGCGCTGGCAAAGATGCTCCCTCCCTTCAAGATGGGTGGTGGTGGAGTGGTCGGGAGTGGCAAGCAGTTTTGGAGCTGGGTATCGCTCGACGAAGCGGCTGCAGCCCTGCATCACGTGATCATGACCGAGTCGCTGGCTGGGCCGGTCAACATCGTTTCACCGCAGCCAATCACGAATCGAGATTTCACCAAGACACTTGGTAGCGTGCTCTTTCGCCCCACGATTTTCCCACTCCCTGGATTCGTCGCGCGTGTTGTTCTAGGCGAAATGGCGAATGAATTGCTCCTGGCGTCGCAGCGTGTTGTGCCAAGCCAACTTCAGCAATCGGGCTATGAATTTCGGCATACGACACTCGATACGGCGCTGCATCACATGCTGGGATATTGA
- a CDS encoding sigma-70 family RNA polymerase sigma factor produces the protein MIIASPIRETVKRKSTSLRRDSLPTQPAKVSTTAKRKLVKNHTEISSQEAVKPVRRKLSKLQHLAALYADRPASIDTSATRDWRTAAKSLASAELDYIHNESFKEPGIDHEILGSMPLDSTSISNWTPGREMPAHLARMCETSLLSPTEERDLFRRMNFAKYTADVLRRKINTDHPDRELIVSIERLIAQALADRNRIVRANLRLVVSIAKKFSDARNSFDDLLSEGITSLLRAVEKFDYDRGFRFSTYATQAVRRTLCRSLQQLMRDRTRFMNAETSLFEDTPEEERPGTMSEARFDELRRALAKMLSKLDPRERSIIRCRFGLDRKEQVQTLQSLAGEFGVCKERVRQLEMRAISKLRSMAEEIDLTPVEEA, from the coding sequence ATGATCATCGCCTCCCCCATTCGCGAGACTGTCAAGCGAAAGTCGACCTCGCTTCGCCGCGACTCACTCCCGACCCAACCCGCCAAAGTAAGTACGACTGCGAAACGCAAACTCGTTAAAAACCACACGGAAATCTCATCCCAGGAAGCTGTCAAACCGGTCCGCCGCAAGCTGTCGAAACTGCAGCATCTCGCCGCACTTTATGCCGATCGTCCAGCCAGCATCGACACCTCGGCCACTCGCGACTGGCGAACAGCTGCCAAGTCACTCGCTTCAGCCGAACTCGACTACATCCATAACGAGTCCTTCAAAGAGCCCGGCATCGATCACGAGATCCTCGGTTCGATGCCTCTCGATTCCACGTCCATCTCCAACTGGACTCCTGGCCGTGAGATGCCAGCCCACTTGGCCCGGATGTGCGAAACCTCGCTCTTGAGCCCGACGGAAGAACGAGATCTCTTCCGTCGGATGAACTTCGCGAAATACACCGCTGATGTTCTCCGCCGTAAGATCAATACCGATCATCCCGACCGCGAACTGATTGTCTCGATCGAACGTCTGATTGCCCAAGCACTGGCCGATCGCAACCGTATTGTGCGAGCCAATCTGCGACTTGTGGTATCGATTGCTAAGAAGTTTTCGGATGCTCGCAACTCGTTTGACGACCTGCTGAGCGAGGGGATCACGTCACTGCTGCGAGCTGTCGAGAAGTTCGATTATGATCGCGGGTTTCGCTTCAGCACTTATGCCACCCAGGCTGTTCGCCGCACTCTTTGCCGCTCGCTGCAGCAACTGATGCGCGACCGCACTCGGTTCATGAATGCCGAGACCAGTCTGTTCGAGGACACGCCAGAAGAAGAGCGTCCTGGTACGATGAGCGAAGCTCGCTTCGACGAACTGCGACGAGCTCTTGCCAAGATGCTCAGCAAACTCGATCCCCGCGAGCGATCGATCATTCGCTGCCGCTTTGGTCTCGATCGCAAGGAACAAGTTCAAACATTGCAAAGTCTCGCAGGTGAGTTTGGGGTCTGCAAAGAACGTGTGCGGCAACTCGAAATGCGAGCGATCAGTAAGCTACGAAGCATGGCAGAAGAGATCGACCTGACACCGGTCGAAGAGGCGTAA
- a CDS encoding B12-binding domain-containing protein produces MHELLTPRQVARAIGVSESSLKRWCDRGMIPMVCTAGGHRRLPISGVLEFIRAQRHTLIHPESIGLPRDTGQRRLGLHAARTLLEQSLIDGDENQSRQIILDLYLDNHQIAILCDQVIAPTFHAIGHRWQCGELEVYRERRACRICIRVLSEIRSLMATPRPEGPLALGATPGGDNYEVPTAMVELVLRQNGWNATSLGSSLPIDTLAVAIAENSPSLFWLSVSHLANPREFMAELPKLLAAAGDRTSLVLGGRGITHEIREQLTGVLFCDSMRQLEELTKPIFDRQSKTSELPKVVQDQPLQPGQPGSVKLG; encoded by the coding sequence ATGCACGAGCTTTTAACGCCACGACAAGTGGCCCGTGCGATTGGCGTCAGTGAATCGTCACTCAAACGCTGGTGCGACCGGGGAATGATCCCCATGGTTTGCACCGCTGGCGGACACCGAAGACTCCCTATTAGTGGGGTTCTTGAGTTCATTCGGGCTCAGCGTCACACGCTTATTCATCCCGAATCGATTGGGCTCCCAAGGGATACCGGTCAGCGTCGGTTGGGGCTCCATGCGGCTCGTACGCTCCTCGAGCAATCGCTTATCGATGGCGACGAAAATCAAAGTCGCCAAATCATTCTGGATCTTTACCTGGATAACCACCAAATCGCGATTCTGTGCGATCAAGTGATTGCTCCTACGTTTCACGCGATTGGCCATCGCTGGCAATGCGGTGAACTGGAGGTCTATCGCGAGCGTCGTGCCTGTCGTATTTGCATTCGTGTGCTGAGTGAAATCCGATCGCTCATGGCGACCCCTCGCCCCGAAGGGCCTCTCGCTCTCGGTGCCACGCCAGGAGGAGACAACTACGAAGTGCCAACGGCAATGGTGGAACTCGTTCTGAGGCAAAATGGTTGGAATGCCACTTCGCTCGGATCATCGCTACCCATCGACACGCTCGCTGTAGCCATTGCCGAGAACAGCCCATCGCTCTTTTGGCTGAGTGTGTCGCATCTAGCTAATCCACGAGAATTCATGGCCGAACTTCCGAAGCTTCTGGCCGCCGCCGGAGATCGAACAAGTTTGGTGCTAGGTGGACGTGGCATCACGCACGAAATTCGCGAGCAACTCACCGGTGTTCTGTTCTGCGATTCGATGAGGCAACTTGAGGAACTCACGAAGCCGATTTTCGATCGACAGTCGAAAACTTCTGAACTTCCCAAGGTGGTGCAGGACCAGCCTCTCCAGCCAGGTCAGCCCGGTTCAGTCAAGCTCGGCTGA
- a CDS encoding PQQ-binding-like beta-propeller repeat protein, producing MPALSHFAPTRFSWPLSWVGWLLHAVVAALALSAAVGDEPPTAATPVATRTWTQWRGPSRSSVVEGQTWPDTLTEKNLQQRFRIPLGPSYSGPIVTEDRVFVTETVDASKEVVRALSRTDGSELWRVEWKGAIIVPFFAMSNGSWIRATPAFDGTTLYVAGMRDLLVALEASSGKELWRLDFVKELKSPVPSFGFVSSPLIVGEHLYVQAGSGFCKVEKGTGKLVWRTLVDDGGMMGSAFSSPVLASIAGQEQMLVQTRTKLCGVELTAGKELWSLEIPAFRGMNILTPTVIGNSIFTSSYGGKSLLIEVARDGEKWTTTERWNTKQQGYMSSPVVIDGQIYLHLRNQRFTCLSVADGAEAFTTKPYGKYWSMIASDKRMLALDEQGDLLLIHATPEKFDLIASRKISDDETWAHLAIAPSTDSTKPGAYDLFIRELEALTLYTWSPE from the coding sequence ATGCCAGCCCTCAGCCATTTTGCACCGACCCGTTTTTCATGGCCACTTTCATGGGTCGGTTGGCTGTTGCACGCGGTTGTTGCCGCACTTGCCCTCTCGGCTGCTGTCGGCGATGAACCCCCAACTGCAGCGACTCCTGTAGCGACACGCACCTGGACCCAGTGGCGTGGTCCTTCGCGGAGCAGTGTGGTGGAGGGGCAAACGTGGCCCGACACCCTGACAGAAAAGAATCTGCAGCAGCGCTTTCGGATTCCTCTGGGGCCGAGCTATAGCGGACCGATTGTCACCGAGGATCGCGTTTTTGTGACTGAAACGGTCGACGCCTCGAAGGAGGTGGTCCGCGCACTTTCTCGAACCGATGGGAGCGAACTTTGGCGAGTGGAGTGGAAAGGGGCGATCATCGTTCCGTTCTTCGCGATGAGCAACGGAAGCTGGATTCGTGCCACTCCAGCCTTCGACGGAACCACCCTCTATGTCGCTGGGATGCGCGATCTGCTCGTGGCGCTTGAAGCCAGCAGCGGTAAAGAGCTGTGGCGGCTCGATTTCGTGAAGGAGCTGAAGTCGCCCGTCCCTAGTTTTGGTTTTGTCTCCTCGCCACTCATAGTGGGCGAACATCTGTACGTGCAAGCGGGAAGCGGATTTTGCAAGGTCGAGAAAGGGACAGGCAAGCTGGTTTGGCGAACGCTTGTCGACGACGGCGGCATGATGGGGAGCGCTTTCAGCTCGCCAGTGCTGGCCAGCATCGCCGGCCAAGAGCAGATGCTGGTGCAAACTCGCACCAAACTGTGCGGTGTCGAACTTACCGCAGGGAAAGAACTCTGGTCCCTCGAAATCCCTGCTTTTCGTGGCATGAACATCCTGACACCGACCGTGATCGGCAATTCGATTTTCACGAGCAGCTACGGTGGCAAAAGTTTGCTGATTGAGGTCGCTCGCGACGGAGAGAAGTGGACCACCACCGAGCGCTGGAACACCAAACAGCAGGGCTACATGTCATCCCCGGTGGTGATCGATGGTCAAATCTACCTGCATTTGCGAAACCAGCGATTTACCTGCCTCAGTGTGGCGGATGGTGCCGAAGCCTTCACCACCAAGCCATACGGCAAATACTGGAGCATGATTGCGAGCGATAAGCGCATGCTCGCGCTCGACGAACAGGGAGATCTCTTACTGATTCACGCAACTCCCGAGAAGTTCGACCTCATCGCTTCCCGGAAAATCTCGGACGATGAGACCTGGGCACATCTGGCCATTGCTCCCTCGACCGACTCCACCAAGCCCGGCGCTTATGACCTATTCATTCGCGAGCTCGAAGCCCTCACCCTCTACACATGGTCCCCTGAGTAG
- a CDS encoding c-type cytochrome, whose product MHCRRFLTTAVALCSLLALLSESPLLASEPQPPTPQTILASLKLPDDLSISLAAAEPLVIDPVAIRFDEHRALWVAEMRDYPFVEEGGNTPSSRISILRDTDGDGVFDVSTVFADNLRYVTGMQPWRGGAFVTVSGNVVYMKDTNGDFVCDEQEVWYTGFAEQNQQLRASHPRLAIDGWIDVASGLRGGKVTSPKFPEEPAVDLSGRDFRFHPRTGKFVAASGQSQFGLCYGPADERLLVSNRNPCRQVMIAEKYLAASPQISVVSVVHDVAPFGEASRVFPRSKAWTTSNLHAGQFTAACGVHCYRGNFLPESYRSGIFTCDPTGNFVHFEKLSGNSPALHSQSPYEDHEFLSSTNDWFRPVNLEVGPDGSLYVVDFCRAVIEHPEFMPDELRGRKDLRWGNSSGRIWRIEPKQVTSQQPRGQRIYRQIDTTPDSLVADLADDSREHRDLPHRLIYEQFLAGEMLPSIPLSAIAVGNHGQRSRHALWLLAIAGKLSQQDLHLAITARDPHTRVAAIQASETLPRPWNPESLIADPDPRVRYQALLSWRLFASQTPASLTKSEEELAAKIDLQILADDAADPWMVAAYRLAAGPRGSLLLAQRYLSRPGALWKSEHFAIDRALLVALASKTNADDQSLARALATKGATIVHGSTLSRATASQLEASMAILASLATAQNRAQPTLTGLVDQPLRSELSKLLEEVAVNPEATMTARLLALEVAAALSEKDDWLVQLALADSSQALRLLAIDLLGKRKLEEEAKLVHWRALVDQLPQEPPAIRRAVVAKIASDGTLATLVAAGLREKKLVASELDAGARQRLTKHPDEKLRVELERLLASAIPQDRTAALADYQKALSLTGDARRGSVIFEKNCSNCHKVGTIGVNVAPDISDSRTKTTSQLLADIIQPNRAIDNNYVAYSLLTVDGTTATGILTSETATSITLRQPGDKTLVIQRDEIEQLLSTGVSLMPEGLEKQIPHASMADLLAYIKEWRYLDGSIPKE is encoded by the coding sequence ATGCACTGCCGACGTTTCCTGACGACCGCTGTTGCGCTCTGCTCCCTCCTCGCTCTCCTAAGCGAGAGCCCACTGCTGGCCAGTGAGCCGCAGCCTCCCACCCCTCAAACCATTCTCGCTTCGCTGAAACTTCCCGACGACCTGAGCATCTCGCTAGCCGCCGCCGAGCCACTGGTGATCGACCCGGTGGCCATTCGTTTCGACGAGCATCGCGCACTCTGGGTCGCTGAAATGCGCGACTATCCGTTCGTCGAAGAAGGGGGCAACACGCCTTCCTCGCGCATCAGCATCCTGCGCGACACCGATGGCGATGGGGTGTTCGACGTGTCGACCGTGTTCGCCGATAACCTCCGCTATGTGACCGGCATGCAGCCTTGGCGCGGTGGAGCGTTCGTCACAGTTTCCGGCAATGTCGTTTACATGAAAGACACCAACGGCGATTTCGTTTGCGACGAACAAGAGGTTTGGTATACCGGTTTCGCTGAACAGAATCAGCAACTGCGGGCCAGCCATCCCCGACTTGCCATCGATGGCTGGATCGACGTTGCCAGTGGCTTGCGGGGGGGCAAAGTAACGAGCCCCAAGTTTCCCGAGGAGCCGGCTGTCGATCTGTCGGGGCGCGATTTTCGCTTCCATCCTCGCACCGGGAAGTTCGTTGCGGCGAGCGGTCAATCGCAGTTTGGACTTTGCTATGGACCTGCCGACGAGCGACTGCTGGTGAGCAATCGCAACCCTTGTCGTCAGGTGATGATTGCCGAAAAGTATCTCGCGGCGAGCCCGCAGATTTCGGTCGTCAGCGTGGTGCACGACGTCGCTCCGTTTGGTGAAGCGTCGCGCGTGTTTCCGCGCAGCAAAGCCTGGACTACCTCGAATCTGCACGCGGGTCAATTCACAGCCGCCTGTGGTGTGCATTGCTATCGAGGCAATTTCTTACCCGAGTCCTATCGAAGCGGCATCTTCACCTGCGATCCCACGGGGAACTTCGTCCACTTCGAAAAGCTGAGTGGCAACAGCCCGGCGCTCCATTCACAATCCCCTTACGAAGACCACGAATTCCTTTCGTCGACGAATGACTGGTTTCGTCCGGTGAACCTCGAGGTCGGACCGGATGGAAGTTTGTACGTTGTCGATTTTTGTCGTGCGGTGATCGAGCATCCCGAGTTCATGCCCGACGAACTCCGGGGACGCAAGGATCTGCGCTGGGGCAATAGCTCGGGGCGTATCTGGCGCATCGAGCCTAAACAGGTCACCTCGCAACAGCCGCGCGGCCAACGGATCTATCGCCAAATCGATACGACCCCCGACAGCCTCGTGGCCGATCTGGCCGACGATTCGCGCGAGCATCGCGACCTCCCGCATCGACTGATCTACGAGCAGTTCCTCGCCGGAGAAATGCTCCCATCGATACCACTAAGTGCCATCGCCGTGGGAAATCATGGCCAGCGTTCGCGGCACGCACTTTGGCTCCTGGCGATCGCCGGAAAGCTGTCGCAGCAAGATCTCCATTTGGCGATCACCGCGCGAGATCCCCACACTCGAGTAGCCGCGATTCAAGCGAGCGAAACCCTCCCTCGTCCGTGGAATCCGGAGTCGCTCATTGCCGATCCCGACCCGCGCGTCCGGTATCAAGCCCTTCTTTCGTGGCGGCTGTTTGCTAGTCAAACTCCGGCGTCGCTGACCAAGAGCGAAGAAGAGCTTGCGGCTAAAATCGACCTGCAGATACTGGCCGACGATGCTGCCGATCCGTGGATGGTGGCTGCGTATCGTTTGGCAGCGGGTCCGCGCGGCTCGCTGCTGCTGGCCCAGCGGTATCTCAGCCGACCAGGAGCGCTCTGGAAGAGCGAGCATTTTGCGATCGATCGCGCGCTGCTGGTCGCGCTAGCCTCAAAGACAAACGCCGACGATCAGTCCCTGGCTCGAGCGCTCGCCACGAAGGGGGCGACGATCGTGCATGGATCGACTTTGTCGAGGGCCACTGCCAGCCAACTCGAAGCATCGATGGCGATTCTCGCTTCTCTGGCCACGGCCCAGAACCGCGCGCAGCCAACACTTACGGGACTTGTTGATCAGCCACTTCGCTCCGAGTTAAGCAAACTGCTCGAAGAGGTCGCAGTCAATCCTGAAGCAACGATGACCGCGCGATTGCTGGCGCTCGAAGTCGCCGCGGCGCTCAGTGAGAAGGACGATTGGCTCGTGCAATTGGCCCTTGCCGATAGCTCGCAAGCTCTCCGTCTCTTGGCGATCGATCTGCTCGGGAAACGGAAGCTCGAAGAGGAAGCCAAGCTCGTGCACTGGAGAGCGCTCGTCGATCAGTTGCCGCAAGAGCCCCCTGCGATTCGCCGCGCGGTGGTCGCGAAGATCGCCAGCGACGGAACTCTCGCAACGCTTGTCGCCGCTGGTCTTCGCGAAAAGAAACTGGTGGCGTCGGAACTTGATGCCGGTGCGCGGCAGCGTTTGACCAAACATCCCGACGAGAAACTTCGCGTGGAACTCGAGCGGCTGCTCGCCTCGGCGATTCCGCAAGATCGGACTGCAGCACTTGCCGACTACCAGAAGGCCCTCTCTCTCACGGGGGATGCACGACGGGGATCGGTGATTTTTGAGAAAAATTGCAGCAACTGTCACAAGGTCGGCACCATTGGCGTGAACGTCGCCCCAGACATCAGCGACTCGCGCACGAAAACGACCTCGCAGTTACTGGCCGACATCATTCAGCCGAACCGCGCTATCGACAACAACTACGTCGCCTACTCGCTCCTGACGGTCGACGGAACGACTGCCACTGGCATCTTGACGAGCGAAACAGCCACCAGCATCACGCTTCGTCAGCCTGGCGACAAAACGCTTGTCATCCAGCGCGACGAGATCGAGCAGTTACTTTCGACAGGCGTTTCCTTGATGCCCGAGGGGCTCGAGAAACAAATCCCGCACGCCAGCATGGCCGACTTGCTCGCCTACATCAAAGAGTGGCGTTATTTAGACGGCTCGATTCCGAAAGAGTAG
- a CDS encoding beta-ketoacyl-[acyl-carrier-protein] synthase family protein: MHFSLPLLRVSMQDVTPLDFPTFPPGSYMPTARDVVITGLGVVSPIGVGREAFWGSLTSGKSGIRAVTELGGTDLPFAIGGEVVGFEPKEYVQPRKTLKVMCREIQAGYSAAMLAIADAKLAKGAIEPARLGIVMGSEMLYGEVPEMRDVFTHTAVDGKFQYDLWGTNAMRDLFPLWMLKYLPNMAACHIGIAIDARGPNNSIVQGAVSSLLAVIEAMSAIQRGAADVMIVGGSGSLINFSALTFRGWEQISKQQQLPAVSPRPFDLNRDGVLLGEGAGCLVLESREHAEKRGATLLAQVIGSASRCEAGRGPTIQGTAIDQSIAGALRSSQLDPASVGHVNAEAGGSVKFDALEAQAIQKHLGDVPVFAPKSYFGDLGAGSGAVELIASVLAIHQQQIPATLNFETPDPACPVNVTRTTTPLAKSAALVLNHSIFGQAAAVVLDAA; this comes from the coding sequence ATGCACTTTTCGCTTCCCTTGCTTCGCGTTAGCATGCAGGATGTGACTCCTCTCGATTTTCCGACTTTTCCGCCTGGATCGTACATGCCAACTGCTCGCGATGTGGTGATAACCGGCCTCGGAGTTGTTTCTCCGATTGGCGTAGGACGCGAAGCGTTTTGGGGTTCCCTCACGAGCGGAAAGAGTGGCATTCGCGCGGTTACCGAACTCGGCGGCACCGATCTGCCCTTCGCAATCGGCGGGGAAGTGGTGGGGTTTGAGCCCAAGGAATATGTGCAGCCTCGCAAAACATTGAAGGTGATGTGTCGCGAGATTCAGGCGGGCTATTCCGCCGCCATGCTGGCCATTGCCGATGCTAAGCTGGCCAAGGGGGCGATTGAGCCAGCTCGGCTCGGGATCGTCATGGGGAGCGAAATGCTCTACGGCGAAGTCCCCGAAATGCGCGATGTCTTCACCCACACCGCTGTCGACGGCAAATTCCAGTACGACCTGTGGGGCACCAACGCCATGCGCGATCTGTTCCCACTCTGGATGCTCAAATACCTGCCTAATATGGCTGCTTGCCACATCGGCATTGCCATCGATGCGCGTGGCCCTAACAACTCGATTGTGCAAGGTGCTGTGTCGAGTCTGCTAGCTGTCATCGAAGCAATGAGCGCCATTCAGCGCGGCGCTGCGGATGTGATGATCGTGGGGGGAAGTGGGTCGCTCATCAACTTCTCGGCACTTACGTTTCGAGGCTGGGAACAGATATCAAAACAGCAGCAATTGCCAGCTGTTTCGCCACGCCCGTTCGATCTGAATCGCGATGGCGTTTTGCTCGGCGAAGGGGCTGGCTGTTTGGTGCTCGAATCGCGCGAGCATGCTGAAAAACGTGGCGCAACACTGCTCGCCCAAGTGATTGGGAGCGCCAGCCGCTGCGAAGCGGGGCGTGGTCCCACGATTCAAGGGACAGCGATCGACCAATCGATTGCTGGCGCTTTGCGGTCGAGCCAACTCGACCCAGCCAGTGTCGGACATGTGAATGCCGAGGCCGGTGGTAGCGTGAAGTTCGATGCTCTCGAAGCACAAGCGATCCAAAAACATTTGGGGGATGTGCCGGTTTTTGCTCCCAAGAGCTACTTCGGCGACCTCGGTGCAGGAAGTGGAGCGGTTGAACTGATTGCCAGCGTGCTGGCGATTCATCAGCAGCAAATTCCCGCCACGCTGAACTTCGAAACGCCCGATCCCGCTTGCCCGGTGAATGTCACCCGCACGACCACTCCCCTCGCCAAATCGGCTGCCTTGGTCCTCAACCATTCGATCTTCGGACAAGCAGCCGCTGTGGTCCTGGATGCGGCTTAA